The Primulina eburnea isolate SZY01 chromosome 8, ASM2296580v1, whole genome shotgun sequence genome contains a region encoding:
- the LOC140839231 gene encoding uncharacterized protein — MAKENQANQAPNHATIGSGNHIAINNSDSPFFLLNDDHPSLILVSHPLSGRNYNTWNREMSMALTTKNKHGFVDNSIQCPHLDDLFFGAWLRCNSMVISWIFNSVDKEIANSLMYLLTAYERWIDSRNRFHHSNAQRIFQVKKLLSGLRR, encoded by the coding sequence ATGGCGAAGGAAAATCAAGCAAATCAGGCTCCAAATCATGCGACGATTGGATCGGGAAATCACATTGCTATTAACAATTCCGACAGTCCATTTTTTTTGCTGAATGATGATCATCCTAGCTTGATTCTTGTCTCGCATCCGCTTTCTGGAAGAAATTACAACACATGGAACCGAGAGATGTCCATGGCGCTTACAACAAAAAATAAGCACGGTTTCGTGGATAATTCAATTCAATGTCCACATCTGGACGATCTCTTTTTTGGAGCTTGGCTACGCTGCAATTCCATGGTGATTTCGTGGATTTTTAACTCTGTTGATAAGGAAATAGCTAATAGCTTGATGTACTTACTGACTGCCTATGAAAGATGGATTGACTCACGCAATAGGTTCCACCATAGCAATGCACAACGAATTTTTCAGGTTAAGAAGCTGTTGAGTGGATTGCGCCgatag